One genomic segment of Novisyntrophococcus fermenticellae includes these proteins:
- a CDS encoding MATE family efflux transporter has protein sequence MKTTERIQDMTTGKPLRLILAFALPLMIGNIFQQLYTIVDTAIVGKFVGNHALAALGSADWLNWFAIGIVQGFAQGFSILMSQYFGQKDYKKLNRAIGASITLSAILSVLSVIFCQALAEPVLLLLKTKTEVISDSLVYLRIMFAGLPVTMGYNLLSSILRSMGDSKTPLYAIVVAAFTNVALDLLFVLVFHWGISGAAIATVLAQILSVVYCFLSLRRISILSLTKKDLILDRDMYKQLLLLGTPVALQNAIIGIGGMVVQSVVNIYDVLFVAGFTATNKLYGLLEIAATSYGYAITSYVGQNLGGGKISRIRKGMHSAFFIALFTSIAIGGSMLLLGRQLLSIFISGTPDEVTAVLNVAYHYLTIMSLCLPILYMLHIYRSALMGLGNTAIPMISGFAEMVLRMLIAIVLPMYIGQAGIYYAEVAAWSAAAVILVISYYIQMRRYPLEE, from the coding sequence TTGAAAACTACAGAACGTATTCAGGACATGACAACAGGAAAACCCCTGCGGCTAATTCTGGCCTTTGCCCTGCCGCTGATGATTGGAAATATATTCCAGCAGCTATACACTATTGTCGATACCGCCATTGTGGGAAAATTTGTCGGTAACCACGCACTGGCAGCATTGGGCTCCGCCGACTGGCTGAATTGGTTTGCCATTGGTATTGTTCAGGGCTTCGCACAAGGCTTTTCCATTTTGATGTCTCAATATTTTGGTCAAAAGGATTATAAAAAATTGAATCGTGCCATTGGTGCTTCCATTACCTTAAGTGCCATTTTGTCTGTCCTGTCGGTGATCTTCTGTCAGGCACTTGCAGAACCCGTTCTGCTTTTGCTGAAGACCAAAACAGAGGTTATCTCTGATTCACTGGTTTATCTGCGCATCATGTTTGCCGGCCTGCCTGTCACCATGGGGTACAACCTGCTGTCCTCCATTCTCCGTTCAATGGGAGACAGTAAAACACCGCTTTATGCCATCGTAGTTGCCGCCTTCACAAATGTTGCACTGGATCTTCTGTTTGTACTGGTCTTCCACTGGGGAATTTCAGGCGCCGCCATAGCAACCGTACTGGCACAGATTTTATCGGTTGTGTACTGCTTCCTGAGTCTCCGGCGTATCTCCATTCTCAGCCTGACAAAGAAGGATCTGATTTTAGATCGGGATATGTATAAGCAGCTTTTGCTCCTCGGTACTCCTGTCGCGCTGCAAAATGCCATCATTGGTATCGGTGGTATGGTCGTGCAGTCTGTCGTCAATATCTACGACGTACTGTTTGTTGCAGGCTTTACCGCCACCAACAAGCTCTACGGCCTTTTGGAAATTGCCGCCACTTCCTACGGATATGCCATTACTTCCTATGTAGGGCAAAATCTTGGCGGCGGAAAAATATCCCGAATCCGCAAAGGGATGCACTCCGCATTCTTCATAGCTCTGTTTACATCCATTGCCATAGGCGGCAGTATGCTGCTGCTCGGCCGTCAGCTGCTCAGTATCTTCATCTCCGGTACGCCTGACGAAGTTACCGCCGTTTTAAATGTTGCGTATCACTATTTAACCATCATGAGTCTCTGCCTGCCCATCCTATACATGCTGCATATCTACCGCTCCGCACTGATGGGACTGGGCAATACCGCTATCCCGATGATTTCCGGTTTTGCGGAAATGGTGCTGCGTATGCTGATCGCCATTGTTTTACCGATGTATATCGGGCAGGCAGGAATTTATTATGCCGAAGTGGCCGCCTGGTCCGCCGCCGCTGTTATACTTGTCATCTCATACTACATACAAATGCGGCGATACCCGCTGGAGGAATAG
- a CDS encoding tyrosine-protein phosphatase codes for MDISKIQGKLLDIEGAFNVRELGGYKNSRGQTIQRQCFIRSGSLGGLTQRGIEALLDYGVDCIIDLRSLMEAEKQPDILAKHDKIKYYHVPMLDNVQSNISSEISDMFPESLEAMYQGLIDNSYTELKRAFEIFSDTQNNCVLFHCSAGKDRTGISAALLLGLAGVDYDTIAEDYSWTQHLLPASLFENMPFQVPEFLFESNPEAMRTTLAYIDRRYGGVDSFLSKIGVTDTEKENIRNKMFA; via the coding sequence ATGGATATTTCTAAGATACAGGGGAAACTATTGGATATTGAAGGTGCATTTAATGTACGGGAGCTGGGGGGCTACAAAAATTCCCGGGGGCAGACGATACAACGGCAGTGCTTTATACGCAGCGGATCGCTCGGGGGGCTGACACAACGCGGTATTGAGGCACTGTTGGATTACGGAGTAGACTGTATTATTGATCTGCGTTCACTTATGGAAGCGGAGAAGCAGCCCGATATATTGGCAAAGCATGATAAAATCAAATACTACCATGTCCCCATGCTTGATAATGTGCAGTCAAATATCAGCAGTGAAATCAGCGATATGTTTCCGGAATCTCTGGAAGCTATGTATCAGGGACTGATCGATAATAGTTACACTGAATTGAAAAGAGCTTTTGAAATTTTTTCCGATACGCAGAACAATTGTGTACTGTTTCACTGCAGTGCAGGTAAAGACCGGACAGGTATATCTGCGGCGTTGCTTTTAGGTCTTGCAGGGGTGGATTACGATACAATTGCCGAGGACTATTCCTGGACACAGCACTTGCTGCCGGCATCATTATTCGAAAATATGCCGTTTCAGGTTCCGGAATTTCTGTTTGAATCCAATCCGGAAGCTATGCGTACAACGCTTGCGTATATTGATAGAAGATACGGCGGTGTCGATTCCTTCCTTTCAAAGATTGGAGTTACGGATACAGAAAAAGAAAATATCAGGAATAAGATGTTCGCATAG
- a CDS encoding choloylglycine hydrolase family protein has product MCTALSLQSSQKENFFGRTMDFSYDIEPGLYIIPRNYQWNNVILLKRYHNCYSFIGIGQETGGMSGFFDGVNEEGFAAAALYFPGYADYEAHGNVGNKEAVASLDFLHYILGRCDSVETLKNISKYLYIVGLPDPVTQTIAPLHWIAADRSGASVVVEQTENGLEVLDNPIGVMANSPNFAWHMTNLRNYMTASNTQEEEALWGGVRLTPFGQGGGTSALPGGYTSPERFVRTAFMKTHVHEPETRAEAIMTCFHIMEAVSIPKGIVYTDRGVSDYTKYTAFINTSTCEYYFKTYQNSQIAVAGLTDYDKNYDAPIFLGNLSRPVTVEYFRP; this is encoded by the coding sequence ATGTGCACAGCATTATCATTACAATCCTCACAAAAAGAAAACTTTTTTGGCAGAACCATGGATTTTTCTTACGATATTGAACCGGGACTTTATATAATCCCCAGAAATTATCAATGGAATAATGTTATCCTATTGAAAAGATATCATAATTGCTATAGCTTTATAGGAATCGGACAGGAAACCGGCGGTATGTCAGGTTTTTTTGATGGAGTGAATGAAGAGGGATTTGCAGCCGCAGCTCTGTATTTTCCGGGCTATGCGGATTATGAGGCACATGGAAATGTGGGCAATAAAGAAGCTGTTGCATCATTGGATTTTCTGCACTACATCCTGGGACGTTGTGATTCTGTAGAGACCTTGAAGAATATATCAAAATATCTCTATATCGTTGGCCTTCCGGATCCGGTTACCCAGACAATAGCTCCGCTTCACTGGATTGCAGCGGACAGGAGCGGAGCCTCTGTTGTTGTGGAACAGACAGAGAATGGCCTTGAAGTTCTTGATAATCCCATAGGAGTTATGGCTAATAGTCCGAACTTCGCATGGCATATGACAAACTTAAGAAACTATATGACGGCTTCAAACACACAGGAGGAGGAAGCCCTCTGGGGAGGTGTCCGTCTGACACCCTTTGGACAGGGGGGAGGAACCAGTGCCCTGCCCGGAGGATATACCTCGCCCGAACGGTTTGTCCGTACAGCCTTCATGAAAACACATGTGCATGAGCCGGAAACCAGGGCGGAAGCAATCATGACCTGTTTTCACATCATGGAGGCAGTTTCAATCCCCAAAGGTATTGTGTATACGGACAGAGGCGTTTCGGATTATACAAAATATACCGCTTTTATAAACACCAGTACCTGCGAATATTACTTTAAAACGTATCAAAACAGTCAGATAGCGGTTGCTGGACTGACGGATTATGACAAGAATTATGACGCTCCGATTTTTCTGGGCAATTTATCGAGACCTGTTACGGTTGAATACTTTAGGCCTTAG
- a CDS encoding ABC transporter ATP-binding protein, with protein sequence MKKNHQLKVEHIVAGYDDKTILNDIALAIPSNKISVILGANACGKSTLLKTVARLLKPTSGKITLDGKSIDSFPSKQLARVLGLLPQTPIVPEGIVVADLVSRGRFPHQAFLKGLSREDYEAVEEALDIMGITALANRRLDELSGGQRQRVWIAMALAQQTDILLLDEPTTYLDITYQVEILDLLTDLNKKKGTTIVMVLHDINLSARYADYIFALREGTLIAEGKPSDVITEELIQTVYEMNSSVIRDPVSGSPYVLPKGRHHVLAAAKA encoded by the coding sequence ACATATCGTCGCCGGATATGACGACAAGACAATTTTAAATGATATAGCGCTGGCAATTCCATCCAATAAAATCAGCGTCATTCTGGGGGCAAACGCATGCGGAAAGTCAACACTTTTAAAAACAGTGGCAAGGCTCCTGAAACCGACTTCAGGGAAGATAACTCTGGATGGAAAAAGCATAGATTCGTTTCCATCCAAACAATTAGCCCGGGTTCTCGGTTTACTCCCACAGACACCGATTGTCCCGGAAGGAATTGTTGTTGCTGACCTGGTCAGCAGAGGACGATTCCCCCATCAGGCATTCCTGAAAGGCTTAAGCAGGGAAGATTATGAAGCGGTGGAGGAAGCGTTGGACATCATGGGTATTACCGCCCTTGCCAACCGGCGTCTGGATGAATTGTCGGGAGGTCAGAGGCAAAGAGTCTGGATTGCGATGGCATTGGCGCAGCAGACAGACATCCTTCTGCTGGATGAGCCAACCACTTATCTGGATATTACCTATCAAGTCGAGATTTTGGATCTGCTGACCGATCTGAATAAGAAGAAGGGAACGACCATTGTTATGGTTCTTCATGACATTAATTTATCTGCGCGATATGCGGACTATATCTTCGCGCTTCGCGAAGGTACTCTGATCGCAGAAGGAAAACCATCGGATGTGATTACGGAAGAATTAATCCAGACTGTTTATGAGATGAACTCCTCTGTCATCCGTGACCCCGTGTCAGGTTCTCCATACGTACTGCCAAAGGGAAGGCACCATGTATTGGCCGCCGCTAAGGCCTAA